AGCTcatgttgatttttttttcacaaGTTTTATtatgcgcccccccccccccccccccccccccaatagtGAACCTGTGGCGGTGGATTGCATGCGATTTTATGGCTGGGGAACTTCGGCAGACGGTGGCAGCACTCTGCTGAGGCGTTGAATTATATTCAACGAGCTAGGGTAGAATAGAATAGTGTGTGTATACGGGCCTATTTGGCATAGCTTACAATAGCTTCGTGAGCTAttgtgagctgtttttttttgctaaacACATTTTTCTTTCCTCCTCTCACAGTGAAATGAGTTGGAATAAAGCTAAAAAAAAGTAGCTTATCCCAACTCTCTTCCTCATTTCTCTCTCTCATCCATGTACCAAGCTGTTTTgccaaatattttttttcaaaacaactTAGCTTCACCTAAAAAATCGCTCATGAAgctgttttctaaaaaaaaacagcTTTACTAGTGAAGCTAAGCTGTGCCAAACGAGGCTTATATATAGGTAATGGAAAAAAATCCGGTTTCAGCCTTCTTCTAGGCAGAAGAAGCATCAGTCGGAACCTTATTTGTAAATATATCTATGAAACAGAGTATTATACCTTTAAATAAACACCGACTGTTCTTTTGAAAACGTAGCATATAGACCAATTATTTTTATTCTAATTCGAGTATGCGGATGTGTAATATCCAATATAGAGCCACAATATGACGAAGGTACCTTTGGGGACATAAATCGATATCTTTCTTGTTTCTAAAGTTCTGTATGTTTGACCACACGCGCATCTTGTTCTTGAGCACCATCTATTTGCGATGGCAGGGAATAATGCTTGAGCCCCACGTAGAACAGCTCCTTGAACCTGGACAGTGTCTGTGGCTCCATAGTAACGACGACGTTGAGTCGGCCATCGCCGTCTGGGCTAGGCACAAGGTAAAGGAGGTTGCTCTTGCTGTGGATGGCCCGGCCGGCAAACGACGGCCGGCCCCAGCCGAAGTCCACGTCGGTGACGGACAGCCCAATCCAGCTCACGACGAGCAAGTCATTGTCGGTGATGACCCACGGCCCCTCGTACACTCCCCCCGGAGCGTCGTCGTTCATGGCGAGCTCCAAGTAGTCCGCCAGCGACCGTATGTACTCGTCGCTCAGTCGAGCAGCCGAGGCGGTGACCTTGTCGGCGACGGCGTCGAGTGGGCTCGAGACGATGTCCTTCACCTTGGTGACCGTCGTTGACGTAAGGGCGATGGCGTTGCCGAAGAAGACCCTTGGGAGAGGAGGACACATGCGCGAGCGCAGGCAACCCACCCCGTATATCTGAGAGTCCTCCGCCGTTCCACTAAGGCCTTTTGCCTTGCATGAGCACTGCCACACATGCGCCACCACTGCGCTGTAAGTGGAGACCTTCTTGCCGGTGCCGGCGCTGGCGGCGCCGGCAGCGCCTTTGAGCGCCTCGACTTGGTTCTTGGAAATGGGGAAGACAGCAGTGTCGAAAGGCACGTTCTCGTCGTACGTCTTCGACGGCGCGCCGGCGCTGCCATGGCGCGGGTATTCGGGGTGCTGGAAGCGCACTGCCGGCGGCGAACGTCCGCGGAGCAGCGTGCGGTCGAGGCATGGCTGCAACGACGTGGCCGCCTCGCTGTCACCCCTCGCAATGGCAGCCCACATCTGCATGAAGTCGCCACCTGCGCGGCCGTCACACACCGTGTGGTGGATTGCCGTGCCGAGGCACACCCCACCACACTCGAAGAACGTCACCTGCGATGATGCGTGGTGGACAACTGGGACGACGTCAGCGGGCGTTGCGAGCTACGCTACGCCGTCGCCGGAAGggaatatattatatatatataatgcttGCGCCGTTGCATGCATGCTGCGGCGAGAGGCGTCACCTGGAACATGGCCAAGACGCCGGCGTGGTCGCCGGCTTCGGCCATCGGGACAAGCATCTGCCGCAGCTCCTCCGACGGGACGGGGTTTCCCAACTTGTCGAGGGTGGCGTCCGTGCGGGCGGTGACGAAGAGTACCCCGTCGCCGGTGCAGTGGATGTCGGGGCGGCCAGTGCTGTCCGATCCGAGGCGGCCAGCGAGGGGATAGAAGGGAACAAGCGCCTTGGACAGAGCTGCCTTCAGCTTCAGGATGTCCGGCGAGAAGGCGTCCGAGCCGGAACAGGCGCGGTACAAGTAAACCAGGGGAGTGTGGGTCCTGCTCTGGACGAGGTCGAAGATGGAGAGCCAAAGCCGGTGCTTGGGCGTCGCCTCGCCGGGCGTCACCATGCAGGACTCGAGTATCTCCACTGCCATCGGACGAAGCTGCGACCGATCGATTGGTGGATGCAGGTTGCAGGGGCTGATCTATCTGTCCCCCCAAATCCCATTTTTTATAAATCCTAACTTAAATAAGGGGCTAACGCCTACTAGATGCGAATAGTATTCGAAGATGACAAACACCTTATCTTGATGGTACTCAGACAAATTAATGATGGCCGTTCAAAACACTAGTATACAATTCTTTTTGAAACCCACTAGTATACTAGCCCTCGTCCTCACATTATCCCGAATGCCGTTATCCGCCCCCACCTTATCCCTGAAAAAGGAAAGGTCCAAATTACCGTTCGAGTTCATGTTTACTTTAATTGGATCTCTAACTATTTTAGCTGATCTAATTTATCCTTTAACaagatttatctttttttttctttcacatACAAGTTGAATTTTGATTTCAATTCTTTAAGATAATAGACAATACTAAATAATTAACGAGCCAAGCAACATTGGTTGATAAAGAATTGGCATAAAGAAGTTTACCTTTAGTGGCTATACATGTGtcgatatatatatttttatttatatcaaACCATCGGTAAAGCTAAGACTCTTTATCTTGATGATACTCACCCACCCAAATGATGGTGGCATCAAGACACTAGTACACATTTTTATTTAGACACAACTAGCCCTCTATTCTTGATTTGTCCCTCATCTTATCCGGACcattttagagcatctccagcagtcaCACAATATATCTCCAGTAAATTGCTAATGGGTCTGCCCCAATATGATTTGTAGGATTATTAGGGAAGATTTTCTTTTGTAACATCCCAATATATGAATCCCAATATATAACCTGGCTTAATTGGcccatttttatttattttctgccGCCATATTGATGGTGCTCAAATAGATGGTGCTCAAGAACAAG
The sequence above is drawn from the Miscanthus floridulus cultivar M001 chromosome 15, ASM1932011v1, whole genome shotgun sequence genome and encodes:
- the LOC136508811 gene encoding putrescine hydroxycinnamoyltransferase 1-like, with protein sequence MAVEILESCMVTPGEATPKHRLWLSIFDLVQSRTHTPLVYLYRACSGSDAFSPDILKLKAALSKALVPFYPLAGRLGSDSTGRPDIHCTGDGVLFVTARTDATLDKLGNPVPSEELRQMLVPMAEAGDHAGVLAMFQVTFFECGGVCLGTAIHHTVCDGRAGGDFMQMWAAIARGDSEAATSLQPCLDRTLLRGRSPPAVRFQHPEYPRHGSAGAPSKTYDENVPFDTAVFPISKNQVEALKGAAGAASAGTGKKVSTYSAVVAHVWQCSCKAKGLSGTAEDSQIYGVGCLRSRMCPPLPRVFFGNAIALTSTTVTKVKDIVSSPLDAVADKVTASAARLSDEYIRSLADYLELAMNDDAPGGVYEGPWVITDNDLLVVSWIGLSVTDVDFGWGRPSFAGRAIHSKSNLLYLVPSPDGDGRLNVVVTMEPQTLSRFKELFYVGLKHYSLPSQIDGAQEQDARVVKHTEL